Proteins encoded together in one Pseudobacteroides sp. window:
- a CDS encoding site-specific integrase, with translation MKPTDFATHLTEFLSTYLPQQKNASRNTISSYRDTFKLLIYYCQEQRNIPVEKLNMGMLTHGMIIDFLEWLERDRKCSIATRNQRLAAIHSFFRYAQYEEPSGILHFQKVIALPVKKASKPSVPHLTPEAMKLLLSQPDKTTAKGRRDLTMLSVLYDSGCRVQELADLRVRDAVLDNPAVLILTGKGNKVRRVPLMKNTLTLLEHYIRENFLDKPWKADYPLFINKQHNKLTKEGIAYIISQYVVSARKTSTSVPKKVMPHMFRHSKAMHLLQTGVSLIYIRDFLGHEDIKTTEI, from the coding sequence ATGAAACCGACTGATTTTGCTACACACCTGACTGAATTCCTGTCCACGTACCTACCCCAACAGAAAAATGCAAGCAGAAATACAATATCGTCGTATCGTGATACTTTTAAACTGCTGATCTATTATTGTCAGGAACAGAGGAATATTCCTGTTGAAAAACTGAACATGGGTATGCTAACTCATGGAATGATTATTGATTTTCTAGAATGGCTTGAAAGGGATCGTAAATGCAGTATTGCTACTCGGAATCAGAGACTTGCAGCTATACATTCCTTTTTTCGCTATGCACAATATGAGGAACCATCAGGAATCCTTCATTTCCAAAAGGTAATTGCCCTGCCTGTTAAGAAGGCATCCAAACCATCAGTGCCACATCTGACACCAGAGGCAATGAAGCTTTTGTTATCGCAACCGGATAAAACAACAGCAAAAGGCAGACGTGATCTGACGATGCTAAGTGTCCTTTATGATTCTGGATGCAGGGTCCAGGAATTAGCTGATCTCAGGGTACGTGATGCTGTACTGGATAATCCGGCAGTACTTATTTTAACAGGAAAAGGCAATAAGGTACGTAGGGTTCCACTGATGAAAAACACTCTGACATTGCTGGAACATTATATTCGGGAGAATTTCCTTGACAAGCCTTGGAAAGCTGACTATCCGCTGTTTATCAACAAACAGCATAACAAACTCACCAAGGAAGGCATTGCTTACATCATCTCCCAATATGTTGTTTCAGCAAGAAAAACATCTACGAGTGTGCCAAAGAAAGTGATGCCCCATATGTTTCGGCACAGCAAGGCAATGCACCTACTACAGACTGGCGTCAGTCTCATATATATCCGTGATTTTCTTGGACATGAAGACATTAAAACTACCGAAATTTAG